A window of the Streptomyces sp. NBC_00454 genome harbors these coding sequences:
- a CDS encoding CBS domain-containing protein, which translates to MPASRYTVSDVMTHTAIAIGRGASYKEIVELMHQWKVSAVPVLEGEGRVVGVVSEADLLPKEEFRRTDPALPEQLEEASKAGAVLAEELMSSPAITVHPDAPVTEAARIMARKHVKRLPVVNVLGMLEGVVSRSDLLKVFLRPDEELEEEIRQAVLTELAPGVTLDFAVQDGVVTLRGPLRDRVLVPLLARAIRAVEGVVDVRMELDGTIAA; encoded by the coding sequence ATGCCCGCATCCCGCTACACCGTCAGTGACGTCATGACGCACACCGCCATCGCCATCGGCCGTGGGGCGTCCTACAAGGAGATCGTCGAGCTGATGCACCAGTGGAAGGTCAGCGCGGTCCCCGTCCTGGAAGGCGAAGGCCGGGTCGTCGGCGTGGTCTCCGAGGCGGACCTGCTGCCGAAGGAAGAGTTCCGGCGTACGGACCCCGCACTGCCCGAGCAGCTGGAGGAAGCGTCGAAGGCCGGCGCGGTGCTGGCCGAGGAGCTCATGTCGAGCCCGGCGATCACCGTCCACCCCGACGCGCCCGTCACCGAAGCCGCCCGGATCATGGCCCGCAAGCACGTCAAGCGCCTGCCCGTCGTGAACGTGCTCGGCATGCTGGAAGGCGTGGTCAGCCGCAGCGACCTCCTCAAGGTGTTCCTGCGGCCAGACGAGGAGCTCGAGGAGGAGATCCGCCAGGCCGTGCTCACCGAACTGGCACCCGGTGTGACCTTGGACTTCGCCGTACAGGACGGCGTCGTCACCCTTCGCGGCCCACTGCGGGACCGGGTTTTGGTCCCCCTGCTCGCACGGGCGATCCGCGCGGTCGAGGGTGTCGTGGACGTCCGGATGGAGCTGGACGGCACCATCGCTGCCTAG
- a CDS encoding Crp/Fnr family transcriptional regulator yields MTTPSPTRISEALPADCRSRLMELAQEVNFAEGTRLFSEGGHADRFWIVRSGTVTLDVHVPGRRAAVIDSLGAGQLVGCSWLFKPYSWRLGAEAMTPVRAYEFDAARVRTLMDDDTAFGSALGHWIGQVLANRLQAARVCLLDLYAPYGSGSFL; encoded by the coding sequence ATGACCACCCCGTCACCCACACGTATCTCCGAGGCGCTGCCCGCCGACTGCCGTTCCCGTCTGATGGAACTGGCCCAAGAGGTCAACTTCGCCGAGGGGACGCGTCTCTTCAGCGAGGGCGGTCACGCCGACCGGTTCTGGATCGTCCGGTCCGGCACCGTGACCTTGGACGTCCACGTGCCCGGGCGGCGCGCCGCCGTCATCGATAGCCTCGGTGCCGGTCAGCTGGTCGGCTGCTCGTGGCTCTTCAAGCCCTACTCCTGGCGCCTTGGCGCCGAGGCGATGACGCCCGTCCGCGCGTACGAGTTCGACGCGGCGCGCGTACGGACGCTGATGGACGACGACACCGCCTTCGGCTCTGCCCTGGGCCATTGGATCGGGCAGGTCCTGGCCAACCGGCTGCAGGCCGCCCGCGTGTGCCTTCTCGACCTGTACGCGCCTTACGGCAGCGGCAGCTTCCTCTGA
- a CDS encoding DUF1918 domain-containing protein translates to MNAHPLAHGDGIHAEVGDQIIVGGPTVGTTGRDGEVIALHHEDGTPPYDVRWSDTGRTTVIFPGPDAHVRQLHDETGTPRHEEEPEGAVASR, encoded by the coding sequence ATGAACGCGCATCCGCTTGCCCACGGAGACGGGATCCACGCCGAGGTCGGCGACCAGATCATCGTGGGCGGCCCCACCGTCGGAACGACAGGCCGTGACGGCGAAGTCATCGCCCTGCACCACGAGGACGGCACCCCGCCGTACGACGTGCGCTGGTCCGACACCGGCCGTACCACCGTGATCTTCCCCGGACCGGACGCCCACGTCCGCCAGCTGCACGACGAAACCGGTACGCCGCGACACGAGGAGGAGCCGGAAGGGGCAGTGGCATCCCGTTGA
- a CDS encoding GAF domain-containing protein translates to MSTGEQPTRSGVPRLRLDELLDELQVRIDEVRGTRDRLNGLLEAVMSVGRELDLPQVLQGIVEAAVVLVDAEYGALGVIGNDKKLAEFLPVGISDALRAQIGDLPSGHGILGELIRHPEPLRLSELSEHPASYGFPDHHPPMHSFLGVPIRVREAVFGNLYLTEKRGGADFDAEDEAVLSTLAVAAGIAIENARLFEEVRLRERWLEASSDITSALLSGAPENEVLEGMLEQAKDITRADMGVFYLLGSAGELRGSLALGEGAEAHRGIVLPSTQGTLAEAALAHNGLITVPDVATDEHVTVHPERWTGFGPAVAVTVGTKESLSGVLMLARRHGRPVFATTEVAPLPGFASQAALALELADRRRDTEQMSLLEDHDRIARDLHDLAIQRLFATGMTLQSAQRFIDHSQASERIARAVDDLDATIKIIRSTIFGLREHETPGEASKLRSRAVKALDGAAAALGFAPALRMEGLIDTDVPSAVADEVIAVVGEALTNVARHAGATRVEVSIAAGDGKLTITVTDNGVGLPAGGRRSGLRNLAERAERLSGQMEIAAPGNGERGTRLEWEVPLVPPAR, encoded by the coding sequence ATGAGCACAGGGGAACAGCCCACCCGGAGCGGTGTTCCTCGTCTGCGGCTCGACGAACTGCTGGATGAACTCCAGGTACGGATCGACGAGGTCAGAGGCACGCGGGACCGGCTGAACGGTCTACTCGAAGCCGTCATGTCCGTGGGCCGGGAACTCGACTTGCCGCAGGTCCTGCAAGGCATCGTCGAGGCCGCCGTAGTGCTCGTGGACGCCGAATACGGGGCCCTCGGAGTCATCGGGAACGACAAGAAACTGGCCGAGTTCCTTCCCGTCGGCATCAGCGACGCCCTCCGCGCACAGATCGGAGACCTGCCCTCCGGCCACGGCATCCTCGGCGAGCTGATCCGCCACCCCGAACCACTGCGGCTGTCGGAGCTGTCCGAGCACCCGGCCTCGTACGGGTTCCCCGACCACCACCCGCCGATGCACTCGTTCCTCGGTGTCCCGATCCGGGTCCGCGAGGCGGTCTTCGGCAACCTCTACCTGACCGAGAAGCGCGGCGGAGCCGACTTCGACGCCGAGGACGAAGCGGTCCTGTCCACCCTCGCCGTCGCGGCCGGCATCGCCATCGAGAACGCCCGGCTCTTCGAGGAGGTCCGGCTGCGCGAGCGCTGGCTGGAGGCCAGCTCCGACATCACCAGCGCCCTGCTCTCCGGAGCGCCCGAGAACGAAGTCCTCGAGGGCATGCTGGAGCAGGCCAAGGACATCACCCGCGCCGACATGGGCGTCTTCTACCTGCTCGGCTCCGCCGGTGAACTGCGAGGCTCCCTCGCCCTCGGGGAAGGAGCAGAGGCACACCGCGGGATCGTCCTGCCCAGTACCCAGGGAACCCTCGCCGAGGCCGCACTGGCCCACAACGGCCTCATCACGGTCCCCGACGTGGCGACCGACGAGCACGTCACCGTGCACCCCGAGCGGTGGACGGGCTTCGGCCCGGCGGTCGCCGTCACCGTCGGCACCAAGGAAAGCCTGAGCGGCGTCCTGATGCTGGCCCGGCGGCACGGACGCCCCGTGTTCGCCACCACGGAAGTCGCCCCACTTCCGGGGTTTGCGAGCCAGGCCGCCCTCGCCCTGGAGCTCGCCGACCGGCGCCGTGACACCGAGCAGATGAGCCTCCTGGAGGACCACGACCGCATCGCCCGCGACCTGCACGACCTGGCCATCCAGCGCCTCTTCGCCACCGGCATGACCCTCCAGAGCGCCCAGCGGTTCATTGACCACTCCCAGGCATCGGAACGCATCGCGCGCGCCGTGGACGACCTCGACGCCACCATCAAGATCATCCGATCGACCATCTTCGGACTCCGCGAGCACGAAACCCCCGGTGAGGCCTCCAAGCTGCGCTCCCGCGCCGTCAAGGCCCTGGACGGGGCGGCCGCAGCCCTCGGCTTCGCCCCTGCCCTGCGGATGGAAGGACTGATCGACACCGACGTACCGTCCGCCGTCGCCGACGAGGTCATCGCCGTGGTGGGGGAAGCTCTCACCAACGTCGCCCGCCATGCCGGGGCCACGCGGGTGGAGGTCTCGATCGCCGCGGGCGACGGGAAGCTGACGATCACGGTGACCGACAATGGAGTGGGCTTGCCCGCCGGCGGTCGGCGCAGCGGACTGCGGAACCTGGCGGAGCGTGCCGAAAGGCTCAGCGGCCAGATGGAGATTGCCGCGCCGGGAAACGGGGAGCGGGGCACTCGCCTGGAGTGGGAGGTACCTCTGGTCCCGCCGGCTCGGTGA
- a CDS encoding universal stress protein yields the protein MESTFRTPDTSSVTVGVDGSQSARVAALWAAKEAARRDRPLHIVYGSDTDGRALYVSAETIDRIRVNGRAILDETAKAVSAEYPGLNVTTEFSRASAVDSLHRAGGLHGTVVVGNRGLGGFNSLMLGSVGLGTAAIAMTPVIVVRGIDGAEETGTVLAAIRDEHDLLIARYAAREAELHKASLRLLHVWNVLQSVGEVVSMLDGVDEIAGGRAETLRAVTDVVRGEFPDLEVQADAEKSISVAGVLVEASRHADLLVMGGRRIPGPLGLAPSLGKATHSLLHHAHCPVLLIPRTGSDFGSRS from the coding sequence GTGGAAAGCACATTCCGCACCCCGGACACCAGCTCGGTCACCGTCGGCGTGGACGGCTCACAGTCGGCGCGCGTCGCTGCCCTGTGGGCGGCCAAGGAGGCCGCACGCCGTGACCGCCCCCTCCACATCGTCTACGGCTCCGACACCGACGGCAGGGCCTTGTACGTGTCGGCGGAGACCATCGACCGTATCCGTGTCAACGGCCGGGCCATCCTTGACGAGACGGCGAAGGCCGTGTCGGCCGAGTACCCCGGGTTGAACGTGACCACCGAGTTCAGCCGCGCGAGCGCCGTCGACAGCCTTCACCGGGCCGGCGGGCTCCACGGCACGGTCGTGGTGGGCAACCGCGGGCTGGGCGGTTTCAACTCCCTCATGCTCGGCTCGGTCGGGCTGGGCACCGCGGCCATCGCCATGACGCCCGTCATCGTCGTCCGGGGCATCGACGGGGCCGAGGAGACCGGCACGGTCCTCGCGGCGATCCGCGATGAGCACGACCTCCTGATCGCCCGGTACGCCGCCCGGGAAGCCGAGCTGCACAAGGCCTCCCTGCGGCTCCTGCACGTGTGGAACGTGCTCCAGTCCGTAGGTGAGGTGGTCAGCATGCTCGACGGCGTCGACGAGATCGCCGGCGGCCGTGCAGAGACCCTTCGGGCCGTCACGGACGTGGTCCGCGGCGAGTTCCCCGACCTGGAGGTGCAGGCCGATGCGGAGAAGAGCATCTCCGTGGCCGGTGTCCTGGTCGAGGCGTCCCGGCACGCCGACCTGCTCGTCATGGGCGGCCGCCGGATCCCAGGGCCCCTCGGACTCGCCCCCAGCCTGGGCAAGGCCACGCACAGCCTGCTGCACCACGCCCACTGCCCCGTCCTCCTCATCCCCCGGACCGGCAGCGACTTCGGGAGCCGGTCATGA
- a CDS encoding cation-translocating P-type ATPase, translated as MTSRAIETPSVASSAPTGLTRAEAERRLARYGRNEVAPPRPTPLRRRVLAQLRDPLIMVLLGAALLTIAIGDHPDAVVIGLVVVFNTTVGVAQEVRADRAVAALSALSAPHARVLRDGAAYEVPAALVVLGDSLLLGEGDIVAADADLTEASALLMDESMLTGESEPVAKSTGDVVSAGTVVVRGRGVATATATGSASALGRIAALLDGDHEPTPLQRRLASLGRVLAAVTLALCVLFFALGLLRGLGVSTMAVTAISLAVAAVPESLPAVVTLALALGARRMAARGALVRRLPAVETLGSVSVLATDKTGTLTEGRMVVQRLWTPSGAADVSGSGYEPQGDLTRAGRSLTPEQLRPLQELLTTAALCNDASLKPPQSGSAAWTAVGDPMEAALLAAAAKAGCPDPAELHRDCPRIGEAPFDSSRKRMTTLHHLPDGNVLVCLKGAPESVLAPMVLAEPPEVLDQARLQAAQLAAHGFRVLAVAGAERLQWSLPAAEAEEGLSLLGLIAISDPPKATAATTLAACRAAGITPVMITGDHPATAHAIAVRIGLVEDGPADSVVTGPELAAAPDTDLTAVRVFARTDPQQKLDIVHAWRARGAVTAMTGDGVNDGPALRQADIGVAMGARGTEVARQAADLVLTDDELSTVVTAVEEGRRVYDNIRRFLVYAMAGGAAEILVMLAGPLLGLALPLRAGQILWINLLTHGLTGVAMGAEPASPEAMRRPPRPPGQHILAAGVWQRLLILAAAVTAFSLIAGIGARSMGLPWQSVLFLSLLGAQLGVALGLRARLLTTQNLSLPAAVAASALLAMAALHLPALQSLLDTQPVGWAGIGLAASAALAAFVAARLLRGAFHRKA; from the coding sequence ATGACCAGCCGCGCGATCGAAACGCCGTCCGTCGCCTCCTCGGCCCCGACAGGGCTGACACGGGCCGAGGCCGAACGCCGGCTGGCCCGCTACGGACGCAACGAGGTGGCACCTCCGCGACCCACACCCCTCCGCCGCCGGGTACTGGCGCAGCTGCGTGATCCGCTGATCATGGTGCTGCTCGGTGCCGCACTCCTGACCATCGCGATCGGCGACCACCCGGACGCCGTCGTCATCGGCCTGGTGGTCGTCTTCAACACGACCGTGGGAGTGGCCCAGGAGGTCCGGGCGGACCGCGCGGTCGCCGCGCTCTCCGCTCTCTCTGCCCCGCACGCCCGGGTGCTGCGCGACGGCGCCGCCTACGAAGTGCCGGCAGCGCTCGTGGTACTGGGTGACAGCCTGCTGTTGGGCGAGGGTGACATCGTCGCCGCGGACGCCGATCTCACCGAGGCATCCGCTCTCCTGATGGACGAGTCGATGCTCACCGGCGAATCGGAACCCGTCGCCAAATCCACGGGTGACGTGGTCAGCGCCGGCACCGTCGTGGTGCGCGGGCGAGGTGTGGCGACGGCCACGGCCACTGGATCCGCCAGCGCCCTCGGCCGGATCGCAGCCCTCCTGGACGGGGACCACGAGCCGACACCGCTCCAGCGCCGCCTCGCCTCCCTCGGCCGCGTCCTTGCCGCCGTCACCCTCGCCCTGTGCGTGCTGTTCTTCGCCCTGGGCCTCCTACGCGGCCTCGGCGTGAGCACGATGGCGGTCACCGCCATCAGCCTGGCCGTCGCCGCGGTGCCCGAGTCCCTGCCCGCCGTGGTCACCCTCGCCCTCGCCCTCGGAGCCCGCCGCATGGCGGCCCGCGGCGCCCTGGTCCGGCGCCTGCCGGCCGTGGAGACACTGGGCTCGGTGAGCGTGCTGGCCACGGACAAGACCGGCACCCTCACCGAGGGCCGCATGGTCGTCCAGCGCCTGTGGACGCCGTCCGGAGCCGCGGACGTGTCCGGCAGCGGATACGAACCCCAAGGAGACCTGACCCGGGCCGGACGCTCCCTGACGCCCGAGCAACTCCGCCCACTGCAGGAACTGCTCACCACGGCAGCCCTGTGCAACGACGCAAGCCTGAAACCACCCCAGAGCGGCTCCGCAGCATGGACGGCCGTGGGCGACCCCATGGAGGCCGCACTGCTGGCAGCCGCTGCCAAGGCAGGCTGCCCCGACCCCGCCGAGCTGCACCGGGACTGCCCCCGGATCGGAGAAGCACCGTTCGACAGTTCGCGTAAGCGGATGACCACCCTGCACCACCTGCCCGACGGCAACGTCCTGGTCTGCCTCAAGGGGGCGCCGGAGAGCGTCCTGGCTCCCATGGTGCTCGCCGAGCCGCCCGAGGTCCTGGACCAGGCTCGCCTGCAAGCTGCCCAGCTGGCCGCGCACGGATTCAGGGTCCTGGCGGTGGCAGGCGCCGAACGGCTCCAGTGGAGTCTGCCCGCCGCCGAGGCGGAAGAGGGACTGAGCCTTCTCGGCCTGATCGCCATCAGCGATCCGCCGAAAGCGACCGCCGCCACCACTCTGGCGGCCTGCCGCGCTGCCGGCATCACCCCGGTCATGATCACCGGCGACCACCCCGCGACGGCTCACGCCATCGCCGTACGCATCGGCCTCGTCGAGGACGGTCCAGCCGATTCCGTCGTCACCGGACCCGAGCTTGCCGCAGCACCGGACACCGACCTCACCGCGGTACGCGTCTTCGCCCGGACCGATCCGCAGCAGAAGCTGGACATCGTCCACGCCTGGAGGGCCCGCGGCGCAGTGACCGCCATGACCGGGGACGGCGTCAACGACGGCCCCGCCCTCCGCCAGGCCGACATCGGCGTCGCCATGGGCGCCCGCGGCACCGAGGTGGCCCGCCAGGCCGCCGACCTCGTCCTCACGGACGACGAGCTGTCCACCGTGGTCACGGCCGTCGAGGAAGGCCGCCGCGTCTACGACAACATCCGACGCTTCCTCGTCTACGCGATGGCCGGTGGGGCCGCCGAGATCCTCGTGATGCTGGCAGGTCCCCTACTCGGCCTGGCCCTCCCGCTTCGGGCGGGCCAGATCCTGTGGATCAACCTCCTCACACACGGTCTGACCGGCGTGGCCATGGGTGCCGAACCGGCCTCACCAGAGGCCATGCGGCGCCCGCCCCGGCCGCCCGGACAGCACATCCTGGCCGCAGGCGTGTGGCAACGCCTCCTCATCCTCGCTGCGGCCGTGACGGCTTTCAGCTTGATCGCCGGCATCGGCGCGCGCTCCATGGGCCTGCCCTGGCAGAGCGTGCTCTTCCTGTCCCTGCTCGGAGCCCAGCTGGGCGTGGCCCTGGGACTGAGGGCCCGGCTGCTCACCACCCAGAACCTCTCCCTCCCCGCCGCCGTGGCGGCCTCCGCCCTCCTTGCGATGGCTGCCCTGCACCTTCCCGCTCTGCAGTCGCTGCTGGACACCCAGCCGGTGGGCTGGGCCGGCATAGGGCTCGCCGCCTCGGCAGCCCTCGCGGCGTTCGTCGCCGCCCGGCTCCTGCGGGGCGCATTCCACAGAAAGGCATGA
- a CDS encoding putative PEP-binding protein, which yields WMLQTRVGKRTAQAAFSIASQLADEGLISTDEALARVDGDMLARLMFPRFDAGVAAPVLTRGIPASPGAAVGVVVFDSGEAVRRAAAGEEVVLVRQETTPDDLPGMVAAQAVLTSRGGKTSHAAVVARGMGKVCVCGADALSIDLGERRFSVGDVVVSEGETISVDGFEGLVRLGAVPLVDSAVMRYFEAGSPAPDATAQEGVPEVHRLMEHADATRRLGVRANADTPQDAARARRFGAEGIGLCRTEHMFLGDRRQLVEAMILAPTENDREVALAALLPLQREDFTGILAAMDGLPVTIRLLDPPLHEFLPDRTDLAVRLARDEALGRTQDPHDTELLAAVTRMHEENPMLGLRGVRLGLVKRGLVAMQVRAIAEAVVARKRAGGDPRAEIMVPLVGAVEELHLVRQEVEEVLSTVARETGVPVTCPIGTMIELPRAALTAGRIASQAEFFSFGTNDLTQTTWGFSRDDVEAEFFSAYLDKGIFETSPFETIDREGVGRLVEIAVREGRAARPDLKIGVCGEHGGDPTSVHFFHGAGLDYVSCSPFRVPVARLEAGRAALSARSADATK from the coding sequence TGTGGATGCTGCAGACCCGTGTCGGGAAGCGCACCGCGCAGGCGGCCTTCAGCATCGCCTCGCAACTGGCCGACGAGGGCCTCATCTCCACTGATGAAGCGCTGGCCCGTGTCGACGGCGACATGCTGGCGCGGCTGATGTTCCCCCGGTTCGACGCAGGTGTCGCGGCTCCCGTGCTCACACGCGGTATCCCGGCCTCGCCGGGTGCGGCCGTGGGCGTGGTCGTCTTCGACTCCGGGGAGGCGGTTCGGCGGGCCGCCGCCGGAGAGGAAGTCGTGCTGGTACGGCAGGAGACCACGCCCGACGACCTCCCGGGCATGGTCGCCGCTCAGGCGGTGCTCACGAGCCGGGGCGGCAAGACCAGCCATGCGGCGGTGGTGGCGCGCGGTATGGGCAAGGTCTGCGTCTGCGGGGCCGACGCGCTCTCCATCGATCTGGGGGAACGCCGCTTCTCCGTCGGCGATGTCGTCGTCTCCGAGGGCGAGACCATCTCCGTGGACGGCTTCGAAGGCCTCGTCCGCCTCGGCGCGGTACCACTGGTCGACTCCGCGGTCATGCGCTACTTCGAGGCGGGCTCACCCGCGCCGGACGCCACCGCGCAGGAGGGCGTACCCGAGGTGCACCGCCTCATGGAGCACGCCGATGCCACCCGACGCCTGGGGGTACGGGCGAACGCCGACACACCGCAGGACGCGGCCCGAGCACGCCGGTTCGGCGCAGAGGGCATCGGACTGTGCCGTACGGAGCACATGTTCCTCGGGGACCGCCGTCAACTGGTGGAAGCCATGATCCTCGCGCCCACGGAGAACGACCGCGAGGTCGCGCTGGCCGCACTCCTGCCCTTGCAGCGCGAGGACTTCACCGGAATCCTCGCCGCCATGGACGGCTTGCCCGTGACCATCCGGCTGCTCGACCCGCCTCTGCACGAGTTCCTGCCCGACCGGACGGACCTGGCCGTACGCCTTGCCCGGGACGAAGCATTGGGCCGGACACAGGATCCTCACGACACCGAGCTGTTGGCCGCAGTCACGCGCATGCACGAGGAGAACCCGATGCTCGGCCTGCGGGGCGTCCGACTGGGTCTCGTGAAACGGGGCCTGGTGGCCATGCAGGTCCGTGCCATTGCAGAGGCCGTCGTTGCCCGCAAGCGGGCGGGAGGTGATCCGCGTGCCGAGATCATGGTCCCGCTCGTGGGCGCGGTCGAGGAACTCCACCTCGTGAGGCAAGAAGTGGAGGAGGTGCTGTCCACGGTCGCGCGCGAGACGGGAGTCCCGGTGACCTGCCCGATCGGAACCATGATCGAGCTGCCCAGGGCAGCCCTGACCGCCGGCCGTATCGCGAGCCAGGCGGAGTTCTTCTCCTTCGGAACGAACGACCTGACGCAGACCACATGGGGCTTCTCCCGCGACGACGTCGAGGCGGAGTTCTTCTCCGCCTACCTCGACAAGGGAATCTTCGAGACCTCCCCGTTCGAGACGATCGACCGGGAAGGAGTCGGACGCCTGGTGGAGATCGCGGTCCGTGAAGGTCGTGCGGCCCGACCCGACCTCAAGATCGGCGTGTGCGGGGAACACGGCGGTGACCCCACCTCCGTGCACTTCTTCCACGGGGCCGGACTCGACTACGTCTCCTGCTCCCCGTTCCGCGTCCCCGTCGCCCGCCTGGAGGCCGGCCGTGCAGCCCTGTCGGCACGGTCTGCGGACGCGACGAAGTGA
- a CDS encoding SHOCT domain-containing protein, with amino-acid sequence MSLTTLIIWTLIVAAAILVVRALRRDGADGHTVPAPHPTPDKGAEKLLAERFARGEIDDEEYRRRLAVLRAHIPGPTSL; translated from the coding sequence ATGTCCCTCACCACACTGATCATCTGGACCCTGATCGTCGCCGCGGCCATCCTCGTGGTCCGCGCCCTCAGGCGGGACGGTGCGGACGGGCACACAGTGCCCGCGCCGCACCCAACCCCCGACAAGGGGGCCGAGAAGCTTCTCGCGGAGCGATTCGCCAGAGGCGAGATCGACGACGAGGAATACCGCCGGCGGCTCGCGGTACTGCGAGCCCATATCCCTGGGCCGACGTCCCTTTGA
- a CDS encoding universal stress protein, translating to MTIHLTGSHGIVVGIDPDRDWHLSLAWAADEAQRRRLPLRLVLAVPPQHDTHHVDDTPGQTALRQAASDRLGQACNWVRDRHPEVAVTGDLLGGFPVPVLGGAAREARMIVLGSRHLSRTAEFFSAGSLVVPVTAQAHCPVVVVGDAEHISQQPPYVVAGIDGSASATAALDFAFDEADLRGAALRVVCVWQPPLIMLNDEEVALHAQRTLLSEATAGLSDKYPDVHVTHEVLAGHPVEELARAAEHALAVVVGRRGRGGYTGMRIGSVVHGLLHRAHCPVITVPTG from the coding sequence ATGACCATCCACCTGACAGGAAGCCATGGCATCGTCGTGGGCATCGACCCGGACAGGGACTGGCACCTTTCCCTGGCCTGGGCCGCCGACGAGGCACAACGGCGCCGGCTCCCGCTACGCCTGGTGCTCGCGGTACCGCCCCAGCACGACACCCATCACGTCGACGACACCCCCGGTCAGACGGCCCTGCGGCAGGCCGCATCCGACAGGCTCGGCCAAGCGTGCAACTGGGTGCGTGACCGCCACCCCGAGGTGGCCGTCACCGGCGATCTGCTCGGCGGCTTCCCCGTCCCCGTCCTGGGCGGCGCGGCGCGAGAAGCCCGCATGATCGTCCTCGGCTCCCGGCACCTGAGCCGCACCGCCGAGTTCTTCAGCGCCGGCTCGCTCGTGGTCCCCGTCACTGCCCAGGCCCATTGCCCGGTCGTCGTCGTGGGCGACGCCGAACACATCAGCCAGCAGCCGCCCTACGTCGTCGCCGGTATCGACGGCAGCGCGTCCGCCACTGCCGCGCTGGACTTCGCCTTCGACGAGGCCGACCTCCGGGGGGCGGCGCTGCGGGTCGTCTGCGTATGGCAGCCGCCGCTCATCATGCTGAACGACGAAGAGGTGGCACTGCACGCCCAGCGCACCCTGCTCTCCGAGGCCACCGCCGGCCTGTCGGACAAGTACCCGGACGTGCACGTGACGCACGAAGTCCTCGCCGGCCACCCCGTCGAGGAACTCGCCCGGGCCGCCGAGCACGCCCTGGCCGTCGTCGTGGGCCGCCGCGGCCGCGGCGGATACACCGGCATGCGCATCGGATCCGTCGTCCACGGCCTCCTGCACCGCGCGCACTGCCCCGTGATCACCGTCCCCACTGGCTGA
- a CDS encoding response regulator, whose translation MSEDPNASAEAPIKVFLLDDHEVVRRGLRDLLDAEPDITVVGEAGTAEQALTRGPALRPDVAVLDVRLPDSDGITVCRELRSRMPGLACLMLTSFDDEDALLDAIMAGAAGYVLKQIKGADLVSAVRTVATGQSMLDPATTARLMHSLRDPEPAKTPEDARLAALSERERAVLELIGEGLTNRQIAKQLYLSEKTVKNHISRLLGKLGVERRVQAAVIAAQVHEHEAGTVKR comes from the coding sequence ATGTCCGAGGATCCGAACGCCTCCGCAGAGGCGCCGATCAAGGTGTTCCTCCTCGATGACCACGAGGTGGTCCGGCGTGGGCTGCGCGACCTTCTGGATGCAGAGCCGGACATCACCGTCGTGGGTGAAGCCGGTACGGCCGAGCAGGCGCTGACCCGCGGGCCGGCGCTCCGTCCGGATGTCGCCGTACTCGATGTGAGGCTGCCCGACAGCGACGGCATCACCGTCTGCCGCGAGCTGCGCTCGCGCATGCCGGGGCTGGCCTGTCTGATGCTGACCTCGTTCGACGACGAGGACGCCTTGCTGGACGCGATCATGGCGGGGGCCGCCGGGTACGTGCTGAAGCAGATCAAGGGTGCTGACCTGGTCTCGGCCGTACGCACGGTCGCCACCGGCCAGTCCATGCTGGACCCCGCGACCACCGCCCGCCTGATGCACTCCCTGCGTGACCCGGAACCGGCGAAGACACCGGAGGACGCTCGCCTGGCAGCTCTGTCCGAACGGGAGCGGGCTGTGCTGGAGCTCATCGGCGAGGGCCTCACCAACCGGCAGATCGCCAAGCAGCTCTACTTGTCCGAGAAGACGGTCAAGAACCACATCTCGCGGTTGCTGGGCAAGCTCGGCGTGGAGCGGCGGGTCCAGGCGGCTGTGATCGCCGCCCAGGTCCACGAGCACGAGGCCGGAACGGTGAAGCGGTAG